The following coding sequences are from one Lipingzhangella halophila window:
- a CDS encoding lantibiotic dehydratase: MEPRRHTWAARDGDRGTESLLAPFFLLRVGGLPVTAVERLRSSRTLAWAREVLRSESALAEQAGPARDALGEAVGATNDPGLRRELLALRRDVHNGRMPRDPARAGELADLLGRSDRVAVATWLSHRDAHEAALSRGDDVLAEERAEAVQHLRQLADDPRLRAGIQLGAPLLDRQLDSYVADPGGRRAHKVERSLLSYAFRAACKTSPFSTLTPVALGRFRDGGPALVGSDTAGARPVRPRGHARLNLVAVARLAEAVVADPTLRADLPVELTVGWRVERDRVRYLRRTLDRGHDDALVTPGILHEREYHLNRGPFLDDLLAVAEKEAPIPLGELAVRLSDADPRNRPLPVVERYLGQMLDYGLLVIPVLRTDPHHPDPVERLRADIASLGHSWSDSLARRLERVGRHVSDFPSADIARRRDTERAVRQELDAAQDELGQTPPRTPATAIYEDATVGDLAAWADRERWEQRMLPGLRGLSELLPVFDSRLPKRLVAREFFRLRHGAGGACADLVGFAQEFHDDCFGRFLAESPASGRFVDGPDGAEYRPQSNPLRQPELDALDTARKRLAELVDARYRDLPESATELCLDDDVVSEVAGLLPGDRAELSPHTYFVQVDAEAERAAVSWIYTGLTVPLSRFVHGLAEAGEDTLASDIRTHLADATPDGAVFAELSGGHTMTNLGLHPPVLPYELVCPGDVSHRPAERRILVDDLVVHDDEDSGRLRLWSRRLGTWVVPVYLGFLMPTALPELHQVLLAFSHASIAGLDLWNGVSAPPREGGAQRRPRISYRNLVLQRRKWKVHPDDLPRPGKRGRVPDARWFLEWTRWSDARGLPRRVFVAPDTRPTAGRRGGPRVAAVRKPQYVDFDSYHSLCQLENVLDTVGDTVVLTEMLPDTEQLWLRTPEGRHVTEMGVELDIRPSAPGASGRSATRRR, from the coding sequence ATGGAACCCCGCCGACACACCTGGGCGGCGCGTGACGGCGACCGCGGAACCGAGTCACTACTCGCACCGTTCTTCCTGCTGAGGGTGGGCGGACTTCCCGTGACGGCGGTCGAACGGCTGCGCTCCTCCCGCACACTCGCCTGGGCCCGCGAGGTCCTGCGATCGGAATCGGCGCTGGCCGAGCAGGCCGGCCCTGCCCGCGACGCGCTCGGCGAGGCCGTCGGCGCGACCAACGACCCCGGCCTGCGGCGCGAGTTGTTGGCGCTGCGCCGGGACGTGCACAACGGCCGCATGCCGCGCGACCCGGCGCGCGCCGGTGAACTGGCGGACCTGCTGGGGCGCTCTGATCGGGTGGCGGTCGCGACCTGGCTGTCCCACCGCGACGCCCACGAGGCCGCGCTGTCCCGGGGCGACGACGTGCTGGCCGAGGAGCGAGCGGAGGCGGTCCAGCACCTGCGGCAGCTGGCTGACGACCCGCGGCTGCGCGCGGGTATCCAGCTGGGAGCGCCGCTGCTCGACCGGCAGCTCGACAGCTACGTCGCCGACCCGGGCGGCAGGCGCGCGCACAAGGTCGAGCGTTCACTGCTGTCGTACGCCTTCCGGGCCGCGTGCAAGACCAGCCCGTTCAGCACGTTGACGCCGGTGGCCCTGGGGCGGTTCCGGGACGGGGGTCCGGCACTGGTCGGCAGCGACACGGCGGGGGCGCGCCCGGTCCGGCCGCGCGGACACGCTCGGCTGAACCTGGTCGCGGTCGCGCGTCTCGCGGAGGCCGTCGTGGCCGACCCGACGCTGCGCGCGGACCTGCCCGTCGAGCTGACCGTCGGCTGGCGGGTCGAGCGGGACCGGGTGCGCTACCTGCGTCGCACCCTCGACCGCGGTCACGACGATGCGCTGGTCACCCCGGGGATCCTGCATGAGCGCGAGTACCACCTCAACCGCGGGCCGTTCCTCGACGACCTGCTGGCCGTCGCCGAGAAGGAGGCGCCGATCCCGCTCGGGGAGCTGGCCGTACGCCTCAGTGACGCCGACCCGCGCAACCGCCCGCTGCCCGTGGTCGAGCGCTACCTCGGGCAGATGCTGGACTACGGACTGCTGGTGATCCCGGTGCTGCGGACCGACCCGCACCATCCGGACCCGGTGGAGCGACTGCGCGCCGACATCGCCTCGCTGGGCCACTCGTGGTCCGACTCCCTCGCGCGGCGGCTGGAACGCGTAGGCCGGCACGTCTCCGACTTCCCGAGCGCCGACATCGCGCGGCGGCGCGACACCGAGCGCGCGGTCCGCCAGGAGCTGGACGCGGCCCAGGACGAGCTAGGCCAGACGCCTCCGCGGACACCGGCGACCGCGATCTACGAGGACGCGACCGTGGGCGACCTGGCGGCGTGGGCCGACCGGGAACGCTGGGAGCAGCGGATGCTGCCCGGGCTGCGCGGGCTCTCCGAACTGCTGCCGGTGTTCGACTCCCGGCTGCCTAAACGCCTGGTGGCCCGGGAGTTCTTCCGGCTTCGTCATGGCGCGGGCGGCGCGTGCGCCGACCTGGTGGGTTTCGCCCAGGAGTTCCACGATGACTGCTTCGGCCGGTTTCTCGCCGAGAGCCCGGCGTCGGGACGCTTCGTCGACGGGCCGGACGGCGCGGAGTACCGACCGCAGAGCAACCCGCTTCGGCAGCCGGAGCTGGACGCCCTCGACACCGCCCGAAAGCGGCTCGCCGAGCTCGTCGACGCCCGGTACCGGGACCTACCGGAATCCGCGACGGAGCTGTGCCTTGACGACGACGTCGTGTCGGAGGTGGCCGGCCTCCTGCCGGGCGACCGGGCCGAGCTGTCCCCGCACACCTACTTCGTGCAGGTGGATGCCGAGGCCGAGCGGGCGGCGGTGAGCTGGATCTACACCGGCCTGACCGTCCCCCTGTCGCGGTTCGTGCACGGCCTGGCGGAGGCGGGCGAGGACACGCTGGCCTCGGACATCCGGACGCATCTGGCTGACGCGACACCCGACGGAGCGGTGTTCGCCGAGCTGTCCGGCGGGCACACCATGACCAACCTGGGCCTGCACCCGCCGGTGCTGCCCTACGAGCTGGTGTGCCCCGGCGACGTCAGCCACCGGCCGGCCGAGCGGCGCATCCTCGTGGACGACCTCGTCGTCCACGACGACGAGGACAGCGGGCGGCTGCGCCTGTGGTCGCGGCGCCTCGGCACCTGGGTGGTGCCGGTCTACCTCGGATTCCTCATGCCGACGGCGCTTCCCGAGCTGCACCAGGTGTTGCTGGCGTTCTCGCACGCCAGCATCGCCGGGCTGGACCTGTGGAACGGCGTGTCCGCGCCGCCGCGCGAGGGCGGCGCGCAGCGGCGGCCCCGCATCAGCTACCGCAACCTGGTCCTGCAACGCCGGAAGTGGAAGGTCCACCCCGACGACCTGCCCCGCCCGGGGAAGCGGGGGCGGGTTCCCGACGCGCGCTGGTTCCTGGAATGGACCCGGTGGTCTGACGCGCGCGGCCTGCCCCGGCGGGTGTTCGTCGCGCCCGATACGCGCCCCACGGCCGGCAGGCGCGGCGGGCCGCGGGTCGCGGCGGTGCGCAAGCCGCAGTACGTCGACTTCGACAGCTACCACTCGCTGTGCCAGTTGGAGAACGTGCTCGACACGGTCGGGGACACCGTTGTTCTCACCGAGATGCTGCCCGACACCGAGCAGCTCTGGTTGCGGACCCCGGAGGGCCGGCACGTGACCGAAATGGGCGTGGAGCTGGACATCCGCCCGAGTGCGCCCGGCGCGTCCGGGCGCTCCGCGACCAGGAGAAGGTGA
- a CDS encoding lantibiotic dehydratase C-terminal domain-containing protein — METPLNVTEQPAPGVSGDGWIAVHVYYADDLTVLLSQCVAPLVRQLYEEKVITGFFFVRHWLEGRHLRLRMRVVDSGQAQVVRSRTEEALGEFLRRRPALRDPAEGFDSGLVKKLFLREYSERQWAEHYGDGGMPVRPNNSFAYMGYDFEADRYGGPGGVELVEWHFHHSSAAVVDLLQRANMHVRTVMLGSAVQFMAALCSALVPEPVEAASFMERYGAMWREDGATEPDGYADAYASMLPSLHGRIADIHAAVVSGDPDGLGGALGPWARHAVELRAAIGDAAERGDLVFDNEGAVTSQRATLLLLGSFLHMTNNRIGASGEDEAYLSYLLRRTFAESLAGTG; from the coding sequence ATGGAGACACCGCTGAACGTCACCGAACAGCCGGCTCCCGGGGTCTCCGGCGACGGTTGGATCGCGGTGCACGTGTACTACGCGGACGACCTGACCGTGCTGCTGTCGCAGTGTGTCGCGCCGTTGGTGCGGCAGCTGTACGAGGAGAAGGTGATCACCGGGTTCTTCTTCGTGCGGCACTGGCTGGAGGGCCGGCACCTGCGACTCCGCATGCGCGTGGTGGATTCCGGCCAGGCCCAGGTCGTGCGGTCGCGAACCGAGGAGGCGCTCGGTGAGTTCCTGCGGCGGCGCCCCGCACTCCGCGACCCGGCCGAGGGCTTCGATTCCGGCCTGGTCAAAAAGTTGTTCCTGCGGGAGTACTCCGAACGGCAATGGGCGGAGCACTATGGCGACGGTGGTATGCCGGTGCGTCCTAACAACAGTTTCGCCTATATGGGATATGACTTCGAGGCGGATCGTTACGGCGGGCCCGGCGGCGTGGAGCTGGTGGAGTGGCACTTCCACCATTCCAGTGCCGCCGTTGTGGACCTGCTTCAACGCGCGAATATGCACGTGCGAACGGTCATGCTCGGTTCCGCGGTGCAGTTCATGGCCGCACTGTGTTCCGCCCTGGTGCCGGAGCCAGTGGAGGCCGCGTCGTTTATGGAACGTTACGGCGCCATGTGGCGGGAGGACGGCGCCACCGAGCCCGACGGGTACGCCGACGCCTACGCCTCCATGCTCCCGTCGTTGCACGGCCGGATCGCCGACATCCACGCGGCGGTGGTGTCCGGCGACCCCGACGGGTTGGGGGGCGCGCTGGGACCGTGGGCGCGCCACGCCGTGGAGCTTCGCGCGGCGATCGGCGACGCCGCCGAACGCGGCGACCTGGTTTTCGACAATGAGGGTGCGGTGACGTCCCAGCGGGCGACTTTGTTGTTGCTCGGCAGTTTCCTGCACATGACGAACAACAGGATCGGTGCGAGCGGCGAGGACGAAGCGTACCTTTCGTATCTGCTGCGGCGTACGTTCGCGGAATCCCTCGCCGGAACGGGATAG